Proteins encoded in a region of the Capricornis sumatraensis isolate serow.1 chromosome 12, serow.2, whole genome shotgun sequence genome:
- the OXGR1 gene encoding 2-oxoglutarate receptor 1 has translation MNEPLDDIANASDFPDYAAALENCTSEKIPLKTHYLPVIYSIIFLVGFPGNVIAISTYIFKMRPWRSSTVIMLNLACTDLLYLTSLPFLIHYYAGGEHWVFGDFMCKFIRFGFHFNLYSSILFLTCFSIFRYFVIIHPMSCFSVHKKRWAVAACAVVWIVSLVAVIPMTFLITATTSTNRSACLDLTSSDDLMTIKWYNLILTATTFCLPLVIVTLCYTMIIYTLTQGPQTHSCLKQKARRLTILLLLVFYICFLPFHILRVLRIESRLLSISCSTEHQIHEAYIVSRPLAALNTFGNLLLYVVVSSNFQQAVCSMVRCRAGGDLEQGKKVSQSNNP, from the coding sequence ATGAATGAGCCACTAGATGATATTGCAAATGCCTCTGATTTTCCCGATTATGCAGCTGCTCTTGAAAATTGCACCAGTGAAAAGATCCCACTCAAGACGcactacctccctgttatttataGCATCATCTTCCTGGTGGGTTTTCCCGGAAATGTGATAGCCATCTCCACGTACATCTTCAAAATGCGGCCCTGGAGGAGCAGCACCGTCATCATGCTGAACCTGGCCTGTACCGACCTGCTGTATCTCACCAGCCTTCCCTTCCTGATTCACTACTACGCCGGCGGAGAACACTGGGTCTTCGGGGACTTCATGTGCAAGTTCATCCGCTTCGGCTTCCACTTCAACCTGTACAGCAGCATCCTCTTCCTCACCTGCTTCAGCATCTTCCGCTACTTTGTCATCATTCACCCCATGAGCTGCTTCTCCGTCCACAAAAAGCGATGGGCCGTGGCGGCCTGTGCGGTGGTGTGGATCGTGTCGCTGGTGGCCGTCATACCCATGACCTTCCTGATCACAGCTACCACCAGCACCAATAGATCCGCCTGCCTTGACCTCACCAGCTCGGATGACCTCATGACCATCAAATGGTACAATCTAATTTTGACCGCCACCACTTTCTGCCTCCCCTTGGTGATAGTGACGCTCTGCTATACAATGATTATCTACACCCTAACGCAAGGACCTCAGACGCACAGCTGCCTGAAGCAGAAAGCACGCAGGCTCACCATTCTGCTGCTTCTCGTGTTTTATATATGCTTTTTGCCCTTCCACATCTTGAGGGTCCTTCGGATCGAATCTCGCCTGCTTTCCATTAGCTGCTCCACTGAGCATCAGATCCACGAAGCATACATCGTTTCGAGACCGCTAGCTGCCCTGAACACCTTTGGTAACCTATTACTGTACGTGGTAGTCAGCAGCAACTTCCAGCAGGCCGTCTGCTCCATGGTAAGGTGCAGAGCAGGCGGGGacctggagcagggaaagaaagtcagtcagtcaaaCAACCCTTGA